The following coding sequences lie in one Rutidosis leptorrhynchoides isolate AG116_Rl617_1_P2 chromosome 4, CSIRO_AGI_Rlap_v1, whole genome shotgun sequence genomic window:
- the LOC139843947 gene encoding dolichol-phosphate mannose synthase subunit 3-like: MKHIVKIMTFLVAITAIWISQTAMIPKSHTWLLPLYFIVSLGCYGLLMVGVGLMQFPTCPKEAVLLQQDVIEAKEFFKHKGVDLGSD; the protein is encoded by the exons ATGAAACATATTGTGAAGATTATGACATTTTTGGTGGCGATAACCGCCATATGGATTAGCCAAACTGCAATGATTCCAAAGAGTCATACATGGTTG CTGCCTCTGTACTTCATTGTGTCGTTAGGATGCTATGGTCTTTTAATGGTTGGCGTTGGTTTAATGCAATTTCCAACTTGCCCTAAGGAAGCAGTCTTGTTACAGCAG GATGTAATTGAGGCGAAGGAATTTTTTAAGCATAAAGGGGTAGACTTGGGTTCGGATTGA
- the LOC139841331 gene encoding uncharacterized protein codes for MEVEEAMDGGLRTRTRKQYTSDVVPSVTNVENGDEQPSENSTYLNIRDAVEDLDLNKIISAVQNNMMSENEEKQSAIASKEETKGKSKRLKDEEIVEEELVELEFEKAVAKLNTHTMQCPNCNHQITKVVLRRKLIKRPTQFTDVPIKEKEEQRDLLGCFSCFSLFTSSDNGGFTRFPMFWNKPSVNEVSRPDQNEVVPSEDGNCFSIFRVFRREQILKKPPPQKVDQEYEQGNIGQADRQPSTTSDNIKYDNSKHPIKQGANGGSYVGGPSKPINHPSVYVRPQKQKEEKDDMQIDIDIIPEDSTEVPDHAPIQRRQDSTSFEILKSIVYGGLMEVIASLSVVASAAAGDATTMNIIALALANLVGGVLVIGHNLWDLRDDCYKFSSQQSDNQEPRNKYKELLGSVQHFPLHVFFAILSFLVFGIIPPLAYGYSFHETNDRDFTMLVVAVASFVCVGLLAIFKAYIDRCNTFGGYIKTITYYLTTAVAVSGVSYAVGSLVTRLIEELGLFETNPGVAASLLPKVVGSNPFIAVY; via the exons ATGGAAGTAGAAGAGGCAATGGATGGTGGATTGAGAACAAGAACACGAAAGCAATACACGAGTGACGTTGTTCCTAGCGTGACAAATGTAGAAAACGGCGATGAACAACCATCTGAGAATAGCACTTATTTAAACATAAGAG ACGCGGTTGAAGATCTTGATCTTAATAAGATTATAAGCGCTGTTCAGAACAATATGATGAGCGAAAATGAAGAAAAGCAAAGTGCTATTGCTAGCAAAGAAGAAACTAAAGGAAAATCCAAAAGACTCAAAGATGAAGAAATTGTGGAAGAGGAACTAGTTGAGTTAGAATTCGAGAAGGCAGTAGCTAAACTTAACACGCATACGATGCAGTGCCCTAATTGTAATCATCAAATCACCAAAGTTGTTCTACGACGAAAATTAATCAAGAGGCCTACGCAATTTACTGACGTACCGATTAAAGAAAAAGAAGAGCAACGAGATCTTCTTGGATGCTTCTCGTGCTTTAGTTTGTTCACATCATCAG ATAATGGAGGATTCACCCGGTTTCCTATGTTTTGGAATAAGCCATCGGTGAATGAAGTATCGCGACCTGATCAAAACGAAGTCGTCCCCAGTGAAGATG GAAATTGTTTCAGCATCTTTAGAGTCTTTCGACGAGAACAGATTTTAAAAAAACCACCACCACAAAAAGTTGATCAAGAATATGAACAGGGGAATATAGGACAGGCTGATCGCCAACCTTCAACGACCTCCGACAACATCAAATACGATAATAGCAAACATCCCATTAAACAAG GAGCAAATGGTGGATCATACGTTGGAGGACCATCTAAACCGATTAATCATCCGTCTGTTTATGTGAGACCTCAAAAAcaaaaagaagaaaaagatgacatgcaaattgatattgatattatacCAGAGGACTCTACTGAAGTCCCAGATCACGCACCTATACAAAGAAGACAGGATTCAACATCTTTTGAGATCTTGAAAAGTATCGTTTATGGTGGTTTAATGGAGGTGATCGCAAGTTTAAGTGTTGTAGCATCTGCTGCTGCTGGTGATGCCACTACAA TGAACATCATAGCTCTAGCGTTGGCGAATCTGGTTGGTGGGGTCCTTGTAATTGGCCATAAT CTTTGGGACTTAAGAGACGACTGCTACAAATTTTCTAGTCAACAATCGGACAACCAAGAACCGCGCAACAAGTACAAAGAGTTACTCGGGTCGGTTCAACATTTCCCGTTACACGTGTTCTTTGCAATACTATCGTTCCTTGTGTTTGGGATCATCCCGCCTTTGGCCTACGGATACTCGTTTCACGAGACCAACGATAGGGACTTCACCATGTTGGTGGTTGCAGTTGCATCGTTTGTATGTGTCGGTTTGTTAGCAATATTCAAGGCTTACATTGACAGATGCAATACGTTTGGGGGTTACATTAAGACCATTACGTACTATTTGACCACAGCAGTTGCAGTCTCGGGTGTTTCTTACGCAGTTGGGAGTCTAGTAACGAGGCTTATTGAAGAGCTAGGTTTGTTCGAGACAAATCCGGGGGTGGCTGCATCACTTTTACCTAAAGTTGTGGGGTCAAACCCATTTATTGCGGTCTATTAA